Proteins from a genomic interval of Flammeovirgaceae bacterium SG7u.111:
- a CDS encoding undecaprenyl-phosphate glucose phosphotransferase, with amino-acid sequence MESIPYFIQGSMATSTKIKPSSSDSPYLNWLFAIADLVILNLSSYIAFYLMFEGEVFNIDKLLLFVVLYNALWIGASVLSGLYKIERALKVDTMVFRSIKIILLHFLIVNLFVQFYYDNDLVKYLMLSYFLILLVVPTSKGVMLKALLYYRTRGFNAKEIVILGSGDLANDLYEKIDGNPALGMRFKGFFDNGSSHNSSMPLYKGQVEELKDYCLSNKVDEIFCTLPMAEVDKINDIMDFADNHLIRFRLIPEFGALNKRMGISFYENVPVLTPRYEPLENTWNRVLKRGFDIVFSLAVISFIFPFLLPVVAILIKLSGRGPVFFRQLRTGKDNKSFYCYKFRTMTVNKDSDKMQAKKGDARITKIGAILRKTSLDEFPQFFNVLEGHMSIVGPRPHMLLHTEEYSKMINKFMVRHLIKPGITGWAQVSGYRGNTEESEMMVKRIEHDNWYVENWSLWLDIKIIFLTVINAVKGEENAF; translated from the coding sequence ATGGAATCAATCCCTTACTTCATTCAAGGTAGCATGGCTACATCAACTAAAATCAAACCAAGCAGCAGCGATAGCCCGTATCTCAATTGGTTATTTGCTATTGCGGATTTAGTGATCCTAAATCTCAGCTCTTACATCGCCTTTTACTTAATGTTTGAAGGCGAGGTGTTCAACATCGACAAACTTTTACTTTTTGTAGTTCTGTATAATGCCCTGTGGATTGGAGCCTCCGTGCTCTCAGGGTTGTATAAGATAGAGCGAGCATTAAAAGTAGATACGATGGTGTTTCGTTCCATCAAGATCATTTTGCTCCACTTTCTTATCGTAAACTTATTCGTGCAGTTCTACTACGACAATGATTTGGTGAAATACCTTATGTTGTCTTATTTCCTCATCCTGTTGGTAGTTCCTACCAGTAAAGGTGTAATGCTAAAAGCCCTGCTCTATTACCGGACAAGAGGCTTTAATGCTAAGGAAATTGTGATTTTAGGCTCAGGAGATCTTGCGAACGATTTGTATGAAAAAATAGATGGTAATCCTGCACTGGGTATGCGTTTCAAAGGCTTTTTCGATAATGGTTCCAGTCATAATAGCTCAATGCCTCTTTACAAAGGTCAGGTAGAAGAACTGAAGGATTACTGCCTTAGCAATAAAGTGGATGAAATTTTCTGTACGCTTCCAATGGCAGAAGTGGATAAGATTAATGATATTATGGATTTTGCTGATAACCATCTTATCAGGTTTAGGCTAATCCCTGAGTTTGGGGCGCTTAACAAGCGAATGGGTATCAGTTTCTATGAAAATGTGCCTGTATTGACTCCTCGCTACGAGCCTTTGGAAAATACTTGGAACAGGGTACTTAAGAGAGGTTTTGATATAGTATTCTCACTTGCGGTGATTTCTTTCATCTTCCCGTTCTTGTTGCCAGTTGTTGCGATTTTGATTAAGCTTAGTGGCAGAGGACCTGTTTTCTTCCGTCAGCTTAGGACAGGAAAGGACAATAAGAGTTTCTATTGCTACAAGTTCAGGACCATGACGGTGAACAAAGATTCTGACAAGATGCAGGCGAAAAAAGGAGATGCACGTATCACCAAGATTGGTGCTATTCTTAGGAAAACAAGTTTGGACGAATTCCCTCAGTTTTTCAACGTGTTGGAAGGTCATATGTCTATTGTAGGGCCTCGCCCACATATGTTGCTCCACACAGAAGAGTATTCTAAAATGATCAACAAGTTTATGGTGAGGCACTTGATCAAGCCAGGCATTACCGGTTGGGCACAAGTAAGCGGCTACAGAGGTAACACCGAGGAGTCTGAGATGATGGTAAAAAGAATCGAACATGACAACTGGTATGTAGAGAACTGGAGTCTGTGGTTGGATATCAAGATTATTTTCTTAACTGTCATCAATGCAGTGAAAGGCGAAGAAAATGCTTTTTAG
- a CDS encoding GNAT family N-acetyltransferase yields the protein MNIDIRLATEKDVPTILNIINHEIKNTTVVYDYNEKSLEAQLDWFHKKQQEGLPVLVAERDGDVLAYGTYGVFRTWDAYRFSVEHSIYVDDKARGLGIGQMMMQKLIDLARENGYHTMVAGIDSSNEGSLEFHKKFGFEEVGRIKEVGYKFDQWLDLVFMQLLL from the coding sequence ATGAACATTGATATTAGACTAGCTACGGAAAAAGATGTGCCCACAATTCTGAATATCATCAACCATGAAATAAAAAATACGACCGTGGTGTATGATTATAATGAGAAAAGCTTGGAGGCACAACTGGATTGGTTTCATAAAAAACAGCAAGAAGGGCTGCCTGTACTCGTTGCCGAAAGAGATGGCGATGTATTGGCATATGGCACGTACGGGGTTTTCAGGACATGGGATGCCTATAGGTTTAGTGTTGAGCATTCAATTTATGTGGACGATAAAGCGAGAGGTCTTGGCATTGGTCAGATGATGATGCAAAAGCTGATCGATTTAGCTCGTGAAAATGGCTATCACACCATGGTAGCAGGAATTGATTCTTCTAATGAAGGGAGTTTGGAGTTCCATAAAAAATTTGGGTTTGAAGAGGTGGGTAGGATAAAGGAAGTAGGCTATAAATTTGACCAATGGTTAGATCTTGTATTTATGCAGTTGCTTTTATAA
- a CDS encoding TonB-dependent receptor encodes MARKLQFIAILFFSFWHVELYGQDNVLLQRDVLDLEDIRSIEDVEGLKVVSGSRSSKDPADLPFTIYVITREEIIRNGYITLTDVMKRVPGIKVSQPGGAEEGELFLMRGFKGNQYTKILVNDIPIQPSTTGSFPIAAQLPIRQAERIEVIFGPASSIYGADATAGVINIITKGAKDGTFAHADAELGQFGYNYLNFTVGGKVGKSSSILEYAFYGSSSSTSDLNVVYDEDFLYHPLAVFQLSYPDSTFNINGTNYLPLEINDEMLEKEGVDPEDFKKELYQPFYEGTTSSPEFSSIPQSSRQLGVELKYKGWTFRYSDMYRKVHSSVAISTYHYSRSYPQVFLGEYIRRGTVSYEKSWEKISSTTNLSYLSLRQDNNSAHSVNYPNLENSNIAYLYQASDDLFLEQYFTYQPTDKVELVMGATYQYSGNLPKTNELESPFDIKSYAPFSLERTRPHPVYGFFGYNPLRFSNAAGYVQLFYSVKKLRFMLGLRGDRDSRYGAKINPRIAFLYELTPNAKLYTSYGTSYRAPSSLLAYSSLVVPYDATNMKLSYQIVPNPDLKAETFSAVELGYRHNLNKNWSLNMSGYFNQIEDLIVPQVVSLDTVLYPNGAPGDTRTFLNSSSATSTLFGLQMTVKGKDIIPSVKLMTDLHISLSEGKEILPDGGTKISLFREMPGYIGQLNVSLFPTKNLYLNFTNTMTSSWLRSFIPDADQVNEPLYKIDGYYTLDFLGRYYISTNISSYVRVTNVFDKKYGGIAATGLDVDLIYNPQPGRNIQVGLSFNLE; translated from the coding sequence ATGGCAAGAAAACTACAATTCATAGCGATACTTTTTTTCAGTTTTTGGCATGTGGAGCTATATGGGCAAGACAATGTTCTGCTTCAACGAGATGTGTTGGATCTCGAAGATATTCGAAGTATAGAAGATGTAGAAGGGCTAAAGGTTGTGTCGGGAAGTCGTTCATCAAAAGATCCGGCCGACCTGCCCTTCACTATTTATGTGATTACTCGCGAAGAAATAATTCGGAATGGATACATCACCCTCACCGATGTGATGAAAAGAGTGCCAGGGATAAAAGTTTCGCAACCTGGTGGTGCAGAGGAAGGTGAGTTATTCTTGATGAGAGGGTTTAAAGGAAATCAATATACCAAAATCTTAGTCAACGATATCCCTATTCAGCCGTCTACTACGGGGAGTTTTCCTATTGCAGCTCAGCTACCTATTAGGCAAGCGGAGAGGATTGAGGTTATATTTGGCCCAGCATCTTCTATCTACGGAGCAGATGCTACTGCGGGAGTAATAAATATTATCACTAAAGGAGCTAAAGATGGAACATTTGCCCATGCTGATGCCGAACTTGGGCAGTTTGGATACAATTACTTAAACTTTACAGTAGGTGGGAAAGTGGGGAAAAGCTCGAGTATCTTAGAGTATGCTTTTTATGGGAGCTCTTCTAGCACTTCTGATCTTAATGTGGTGTATGACGAAGACTTTTTGTATCACCCCTTAGCTGTTTTTCAATTAAGCTATCCTGATTCTACGTTCAATATTAATGGGACGAATTATCTTCCGCTAGAAATCAACGATGAGATGCTGGAAAAGGAAGGGGTGGACCCAGAAGATTTTAAAAAAGAACTTTACCAACCTTTTTATGAAGGAACAACTTCTTCTCCTGAGTTTAGTAGTATTCCGCAAAGCAGCAGGCAATTAGGGGTAGAATTAAAATATAAGGGCTGGACCTTTCGCTACAGTGATATGTACCGCAAAGTGCATTCGAGCGTAGCAATTTCAACTTATCATTATTCAAGATCATACCCGCAAGTATTTTTGGGGGAGTATATCAGGAGGGGGACTGTTAGCTATGAGAAGTCGTGGGAGAAAATATCATCCACTACAAATTTGTCTTATTTGAGCCTTAGGCAAGATAATAACTCTGCACATTCGGTAAACTACCCTAATCTTGAGAATTCTAATATAGCTTATCTATATCAAGCATCCGACGACTTATTTCTGGAGCAGTATTTTACCTACCAGCCCACAGATAAGGTGGAACTAGTAATGGGGGCAACTTATCAGTATTCGGGTAATTTGCCGAAAACCAACGAACTTGAATCTCCTTTCGATATCAAAAGCTATGCACCGTTTAGCCTTGAGCGTACTAGACCACATCCAGTATATGGTTTTTTTGGCTATAATCCCCTGAGGTTTTCTAATGCAGCGGGATATGTACAACTTTTTTATTCAGTAAAAAAACTTCGGTTTATGCTGGGCTTGCGTGGAGATAGAGATTCGAGATATGGAGCTAAAATCAATCCTCGGATAGCTTTTTTGTATGAGTTGACCCCTAATGCGAAATTGTATACATCTTATGGGACATCTTACCGCGCTCCTTCTTCTTTGTTAGCTTATAGCTCACTTGTGGTGCCTTATGACGCTACTAACATGAAGCTTAGTTATCAGATTGTACCTAATCCTGACCTCAAGGCAGAAACCTTTTCGGCTGTAGAGCTTGGGTACAGGCATAATTTAAATAAGAATTGGTCACTGAATATGTCAGGTTATTTCAATCAAATTGAAGATTTGATAGTTCCACAGGTTGTTTCTTTAGATACAGTACTTTATCCGAATGGTGCTCCTGGAGATACGAGGACTTTTCTGAATAGTAGTTCTGCCACTTCGACCCTATTTGGCTTGCAGATGACTGTAAAGGGAAAAGATATTATTCCTTCTGTAAAGCTTATGACTGACTTACACATCTCGCTTTCAGAAGGAAAAGAAATTTTGCCTGATGGAGGAACAAAAATCTCCCTTTTTCGAGAAATGCCAGGGTATATAGGTCAGTTAAATGTTTCTTTGTTTCCTACCAAAAATTTGTATTTGAACTTTACCAATACGATGACAAGCAGTTGGTTACGTTCCTTTATTCCTGATGCAGACCAAGTAAACGAGCCTCTTTATAAGATAGATGGTTATTACACCCTCGATTTCTTGGGTCGCTATTATATTAGTACTAATATTAGCAGTTATGTGCGTGTTACGAATGTATTTGATAAAAAATATGGTGGAATAGCTGCTACAGGGCTAGATGTCGATCTTATTTACAATCCACAGCCTGGGCGGAATATACAGGTAGGATTGTCATTTAACTTAGAGTAG
- a CDS encoding tetratricopeptide repeat protein: MSRRDLIASWKKRAKVFYAFVFFCCAFSGATLAQERIESFSDMLNYYDGDSAGIEDLLEEAYSFLAVGKTSEALQIAERSWALANHTGYLRGKAKSLILMGEIDEAEDQPGAALKNYIGALDIFSQAEDTMGLAEANMMLGNLYESLDAWGRASEYYANAFTAFDNLKERQWQIMSLEKVGELSKKAKLYDYATLHYEHLLDLYYLEDDQYSVAKTLGNLVSVNKLRERYQVALNYNLDLLEQLRNLGDSAGVAVAYNNIGFLNTNLGDYPNAVLYFQKAFKLDDELYSDEWKNATTLINMGISFQNMGMYNDAIPRLEAALLIYSTLGDKDKAVEVKNMLAKILVLKDDMYEAEVYAEEAVVEAKEAKDRKVLMNSYLTYSEVLQAKGKYEKALESYKSYLNFKDSLTLAEKLAQDSKDKTLLALEKQDREIKLQLADDARKDMAIRQYQLEMDKQMQQVELMQSEQAIRDYEIREEQLEKDKSLQRLALEKEKLNAQYQAEAIKALEADKLRKELEIKERETANRARLQQIEMLEQGKKNAERERNRARWILGLFIVISVLVIVGLIFTFFVNKKLKRQKREIEKINQEISLKNEEVMAQSEKLKIANDEIQLSHAELEQKTEEVITQSERLKQANSEIAQQRDEIIRSYETLENTHFQLKTTQSQLVDSEKMASLGQLTAGIAHEINNPINFVSGNVLPLRRDLDDIKQFIEKAKRLDASNNISEELKGLREFSQEIDLEYVLQEIDSLVNGIEEGAVRTKEIVLGLRNFSRLDENDFKTTDVHIGLDSTLTLLQSKFKGKVEVHKNYGDLQPIECLPGQLNQAFMNILGNASDAIDKKGKICISTVQHAERVEISIKDNGNGMPEHVRRKIFEPFFTTKDVGKGTGLGLSITYGIIERHNGAVKVSSEEGKGTEFLITLPVSQPSEVSKA, translated from the coding sequence TTGAGTAGAAGAGATTTGATAGCGAGTTGGAAAAAAAGAGCAAAGGTATTTTATGCTTTCGTTTTCTTTTGCTGTGCTTTTTCGGGGGCTACATTGGCTCAAGAGCGCATAGAATCTTTTTCCGACATGCTTAATTATTATGACGGAGATAGCGCTGGAATAGAGGATTTGCTAGAAGAAGCCTATAGTTTTCTGGCTGTTGGGAAGACCAGTGAGGCGTTGCAAATAGCTGAAAGAAGTTGGGCATTGGCCAACCACACTGGATATTTAAGGGGCAAAGCTAAAAGTCTGATTTTGATGGGAGAAATAGATGAAGCGGAAGATCAACCTGGGGCTGCTCTTAAAAACTACATTGGGGCATTAGATATCTTTTCCCAAGCAGAAGATACGATGGGATTGGCGGAGGCGAACATGATGCTTGGTAACCTTTATGAAAGCTTGGATGCATGGGGAAGGGCTTCCGAATACTATGCAAATGCCTTCACTGCTTTCGACAACCTGAAGGAACGCCAGTGGCAAATTATGTCTTTGGAAAAAGTGGGTGAGCTCAGTAAAAAAGCAAAGCTCTATGACTATGCAACCTTACATTACGAACACTTACTAGATCTTTATTACCTAGAAGATGATCAGTACTCTGTGGCAAAAACTCTTGGAAATTTGGTGAGTGTCAATAAATTACGGGAAAGGTACCAAGTGGCTCTCAACTATAACCTAGACTTGCTAGAACAGCTAAGAAACTTGGGTGACTCGGCGGGAGTAGCGGTAGCTTACAATAATATCGGCTTTCTCAATACCAATTTAGGTGATTACCCAAATGCAGTTCTCTATTTCCAAAAAGCATTTAAGCTAGATGATGAGTTGTATAGCGATGAGTGGAAAAATGCTACTACCCTGATAAACATGGGTATTTCTTTCCAAAATATGGGAATGTACAACGATGCCATTCCTAGGTTAGAAGCAGCGCTTTTGATTTATTCCACCCTTGGAGATAAAGACAAGGCTGTGGAGGTGAAAAATATGCTAGCCAAGATATTGGTGCTAAAAGATGATATGTACGAGGCGGAAGTTTATGCTGAAGAAGCTGTGGTAGAAGCAAAGGAGGCGAAGGATAGAAAAGTACTAATGAACTCGTACCTTACCTATAGCGAAGTATTGCAAGCGAAAGGGAAATATGAAAAAGCCTTGGAAAGCTACAAAAGCTACCTCAACTTCAAAGACTCACTCACTCTTGCTGAAAAGCTAGCTCAAGATTCGAAAGATAAGACATTGCTTGCTCTTGAAAAACAGGATAGAGAGATTAAACTTCAACTTGCAGATGATGCTCGTAAAGATATGGCTATCAGGCAGTATCAATTGGAGATGGATAAGCAAATGCAGCAAGTAGAACTTATGCAATCCGAGCAGGCTATTCGTGATTATGAAATTAGGGAGGAGCAGCTGGAGAAGGATAAAAGCCTTCAGCGCTTGGCTCTGGAAAAAGAGAAATTGAATGCCCAATACCAAGCAGAAGCCATAAAAGCACTAGAAGCCGATAAGCTTCGGAAGGAGTTGGAGATAAAAGAAAGAGAAACAGCGAACCGTGCCAGGCTACAGCAGATAGAGATGTTGGAGCAAGGAAAAAAGAATGCGGAAAGGGAGCGGAACAGGGCAAGGTGGATTTTGGGGTTATTTATTGTGATTTCTGTTTTGGTTATAGTTGGGCTTATTTTTACCTTTTTTGTAAATAAAAAGCTAAAGAGACAGAAACGGGAGATTGAGAAAATAAACCAAGAAATCAGCCTCAAAAATGAGGAGGTAATGGCGCAGTCGGAAAAGCTGAAGATTGCTAATGACGAAATACAGTTAAGCCATGCAGAGCTAGAGCAAAAAACCGAAGAGGTGATTACCCAGTCGGAAAGGTTGAAGCAAGCTAACTCAGAAATAGCTCAACAAAGAGATGAAATTATTCGCTCATATGAAACCCTCGAAAATACGCATTTCCAACTAAAAACTACTCAAAGTCAGTTGGTGGACTCCGAAAAAATGGCTTCGCTCGGTCAGCTTACGGCTGGGATAGCCCATGAAATCAATAATCCTATCAATTTTGTTTCGGGCAATGTATTGCCTCTTCGCCGTGATTTAGATGATATCAAGCAATTTATTGAGAAAGCAAAGAGGCTGGATGCTTCAAATAATATTTCCGAAGAGCTAAAAGGGTTGAGAGAGTTTTCCCAAGAAATTGATTTGGAGTATGTATTGCAAGAAATTGATTCATTGGTAAATGGGATAGAAGAAGGGGCTGTTCGGACAAAGGAAATCGTGCTGGGACTCAGAAACTTCTCGAGGCTCGATGAAAACGATTTCAAAACTACGGATGTCCATATTGGGCTTGATTCTACCCTCACTTTGCTGCAAAGTAAGTTCAAAGGGAAAGTAGAAGTGCATAAAAACTATGGAGACCTACAACCAATCGAATGCTTGCCCGGTCAGCTCAACCAAGCTTTCATGAATATATTGGGTAATGCCTCCGATGCTATAGATAAGAAAGGGAAAATCTGTATCTCTACAGTGCAGCATGCGGAACGGGTAGAGATCAGTATAAAAGATAATGGCAACGGAATGCCTGAGCATGTGAGAAGGAAAATATTTGAACCATTTTTTACAACTAAAGATGTAGGCAAGGGAACAGGATTGGGCTTGTCTATCACGTATGGGATTATAGAGAGGCACAATGGAGCTGTAAAAGTAAGCTCAGAGGAAGGGAAAGGGACAGAGTTTTTGATCACGTTACCAGTTTCCCAGCCTTCTGAAGTTTCTAAGGCATAA
- a CDS encoding HD domain-containing protein: MQNNLVVERLKSQIAFIAEVDQIKHIVRMNYLSDGSRRENDAEHSWHLALMAVLLAEHANEPNLDVGKAVKMVLIHDVVEIDAGDTYAYDAKGMEDQAEREQKAADRIFAILPEDQAKEFRAIWDEFEERKTPEAKYAAALDRLHPMLLNFLSGGKSWIDNGITQEMARNRNKHAAEGSETLWNFAEHLIKESGENGYLK, from the coding sequence ATGCAGAATAATTTAGTAGTAGAAAGACTGAAGTCCCAAATAGCTTTCATAGCTGAGGTTGATCAGATCAAGCATATAGTGCGTATGAATTATCTTAGCGATGGTTCTCGAAGAGAGAATGATGCAGAGCACTCGTGGCACCTTGCCTTAATGGCTGTTTTATTAGCCGAACATGCCAATGAACCCAATCTTGATGTGGGCAAGGCAGTAAAAATGGTGTTGATACACGACGTGGTAGAAATTGATGCTGGTGACACCTACGCATACGATGCGAAAGGGATGGAAGATCAGGCAGAGCGTGAGCAAAAAGCAGCAGACAGGATTTTTGCCATCTTACCAGAAGACCAAGCCAAAGAGTTCAGGGCTATTTGGGATGAGTTTGAAGAAAGAAAAACGCCCGAGGCAAAGTACGCAGCCGCACTAGACCGCTTACATCCCATGTTGCTTAACTTTCTTAGTGGTGGCAAATCGTGGATTGACAATGGCATTACCCAAGAGATGGCGAGGAACAGGAATAAGCATGCAGCCGAAGGTTCGGAAACTCTTTGGAATTTTGCCGAACACCTCATTAAAGAATCTGGCGAGAATGGGTATTTGAAATGA
- a CDS encoding ABC transporter ATP-binding protein, protein MTESPEPMWRLASYLRKYTGNLIFAISSSTSYKVLDMMPPLMVGWLVDTVAGSPQPWSVKLANSDGIWENVLVVCLLVGIVFFFESLTEWLLKSSYLRLAQKVQHDLRLDAYHQLQNREIAYFEQNRTGNLMTMLNDDINQLERFLNDSFNQIIQLVVLFIFAFFALFSISWELALIALAPMPFIIWGSFHFQKIISPRYQKVRNAVGELSSRLENNISGILVVKSFAAESYEYERVKEASEAYQKANFEAIKYNALYMPLIRMLIAAGMVAGLVLGAYQVLDENSGVTVGQLTLFAMLLQRILWPITLLGMIFNEYERAKASARRVFGLMDAPNEVTDPVEPAELGKVRGEIALENISFSYNSHSEVLKNIDLRLAPGETVGIAGTTGSGKTTLVKLLLRLYDVSQGVIKLDGVDIRQISLKDLRKNIALVSQDVYLFHGTIRENIAYGMDGCSKKDIELASRKAQLDEFVESLPEGYDTIVGERGMKLSGGQRQRISIARAILKNASILILDEATSAVDTETERAIQENLNQLAQGRTALIIAHRLSTIRHADSILVIKDGQVSERGTHNELLSHNGLYHDLWNVQTGEIEEGLKK, encoded by the coding sequence ATGACCGAATCGCCCGAACCAATGTGGAGGCTGGCCAGCTATCTGCGGAAATATACTGGGAATCTCATTTTTGCAATTTCCTCCAGTACAAGCTACAAAGTGCTGGACATGATGCCCCCGCTCATGGTTGGTTGGCTGGTCGATACGGTGGCTGGAAGTCCACAACCTTGGTCGGTAAAATTGGCTAATTCGGATGGGATTTGGGAAAATGTACTCGTGGTCTGCCTGCTAGTAGGCATTGTTTTTTTCTTTGAAAGCCTTACCGAATGGCTTCTGAAATCAAGTTACTTGCGCTTGGCGCAAAAGGTGCAGCACGACCTTCGCTTAGATGCCTACCATCAGTTACAAAACAGAGAAATTGCCTATTTTGAGCAAAACCGTACGGGCAATCTCATGACTATGCTCAACGACGATATCAACCAGTTAGAGCGATTCCTCAACGATAGCTTCAATCAAATTATCCAGCTTGTCGTCTTATTTATTTTCGCCTTCTTTGCCCTTTTCAGTATTTCTTGGGAATTGGCACTAATTGCCTTAGCGCCCATGCCATTTATTATTTGGGGCAGTTTTCATTTCCAAAAAATCATCTCTCCTCGCTACCAAAAAGTCCGCAATGCAGTGGGCGAACTTAGCAGTAGGTTGGAAAATAATATTTCGGGAATTTTGGTGGTAAAAAGTTTTGCTGCTGAAAGTTATGAATACGAGCGGGTAAAGGAGGCTTCCGAGGCTTACCAAAAAGCTAATTTTGAAGCAATCAAATACAATGCGCTGTACATGCCCCTCATCCGGATGTTGATAGCTGCCGGAATGGTTGCAGGTTTGGTGTTAGGAGCGTACCAAGTGCTAGATGAAAACAGTGGGGTTACGGTAGGTCAGCTCACACTTTTTGCCATGTTGCTCCAACGGATTTTATGGCCTATAACGCTTCTTGGGATGATTTTCAATGAATACGAGCGTGCAAAAGCAAGTGCGAGGCGAGTGTTTGGCCTGATGGATGCACCTAATGAGGTCACTGATCCGGTCGAACCAGCTGAGCTTGGTAAAGTGAGGGGGGAAATTGCACTCGAAAACATTTCATTTTCATACAATAGCCACAGCGAGGTATTAAAAAACATTGACTTGCGCTTAGCTCCAGGCGAAACGGTAGGGATAGCTGGGACAACAGGCTCGGGCAAAACTACCTTAGTCAAACTCTTACTTCGGCTCTACGATGTTTCCCAAGGAGTCATCAAGCTTGATGGGGTTGATATCAGACAAATTAGTCTGAAAGACTTGCGCAAAAATATAGCCTTGGTAAGCCAAGATGTGTATTTGTTTCATGGTACTATCCGAGAAAATATTGCCTATGGAATGGATGGGTGTAGCAAGAAAGATATAGAACTGGCTTCCCGCAAAGCCCAACTAGATGAATTTGTGGAGTCTCTTCCTGAGGGATATGATACCATAGTGGGGGAAAGGGGAATGAAGCTTTCGGGTGGTCAACGCCAACGGATCAGCATCGCCCGGGCTATCCTCAAGAATGCCTCAATCTTAATTTTGGATGAAGCCACCAGCGCTGTTGATACTGAAACAGAACGGGCTATCCAAGAAAACCTCAACCAGCTTGCCCAAGGGCGAACCGCACTTATAATAGCACACAGGCTTTCGACCATCCGCCATGCTGATAGTATATTGGTAATAAAAGACGGTCAAGTTTCCGAACGGGGTACGCATAATGAACTCCTTTCCCACAATGGCTTGTACCATGATCTTTGGAATGTGCAAACAGGGGAGATCGAAGAGGGGTTAAAAAAGTAA
- a CDS encoding DUF6503 family protein, with protein sequence MKRNINAVLLLIMTMAACSAPKKEQSFVEKTESAHQKSAFLDKEAVRFDLALKFGGKERLNGTITLLTNSSKGLIEYGDSSKIMYVKDQVYYSPDITNTKGVRFDAYTWSYFFLLPHKLSDGGTKLSPYENSTLNGETFDTHKLTFAPGTGDAPDDWYVLYSNKETHLLETAAYIVTAGKTKEEAEADPHAISYADYTEIDGVPIAQTWSFWGWKEDKGLTEQLGEATLKNIQFVEVDSNFFTPPPSFLTIE encoded by the coding sequence ATGAAACGTAATATCAATGCAGTTCTTCTGCTTATTATGACAATGGCAGCTTGCTCAGCTCCTAAAAAAGAACAAAGCTTTGTTGAAAAAACAGAAAGTGCCCATCAGAAATCAGCCTTTTTGGACAAAGAAGCTGTCAGATTTGATCTTGCCCTAAAGTTTGGAGGCAAAGAACGCCTAAATGGAACTATTACCCTTCTGACCAATTCGAGCAAAGGACTCATAGAATATGGGGACAGCAGCAAGATCATGTATGTGAAAGATCAAGTGTATTATTCTCCCGACATCACCAATACCAAGGGAGTTCGGTTCGATGCTTATACTTGGTCGTACTTTTTCCTTTTGCCACACAAACTGAGCGATGGGGGCACAAAGCTTTCGCCTTATGAGAATAGCACGCTCAACGGGGAAACTTTTGATACTCACAAACTCACCTTTGCCCCAGGCACAGGCGATGCTCCAGACGATTGGTATGTTCTCTATTCAAATAAAGAAACTCATTTGCTTGAAACGGCGGCTTACATAGTTACCGCTGGTAAAACCAAGGAAGAAGCTGAAGCCGATCCTCACGCTATTTCGTATGCCGATTATACAGAAATCGATGGTGTTCCAATCGCACAAACTTGGTCTTTTTGGGGATGGAAAGAAGACAAAGGCCTGACTGAACAATTGGGAGAAGCGACCCTTAAAAATATCCAGTTTGTAGAAGTAGACTCCAACTTCTTCACTCCCCCACCCTCTTTTCTCACCATCGAATAA